One region of Camelina sativa cultivar DH55 chromosome 6, Cs, whole genome shotgun sequence genomic DNA includes:
- the LOC109133336 gene encoding LOB domain-containing protein 6-like, whose protein sequence is MELCACKDVRHKSIEECVFAPYLPANKPEKYATLCKEFDISKLAKHLMGIEPSLRHLYFHAEAHLRDPVMGITGLILHLQRQVQDLKAELKIAKRDYMMILEENHRHQHLMIRSPL, encoded by the coding sequence ATGGAACTCTGTGCGTGTAAAGATGTGAGGCATAAAAGCATAGAAGAGTGTGTGTTTGCGCCTTACTTGCCAGCGAACAAACCGGAGAAGTACGCTACATTGTGTAAGGAGTTTGACATTAGCAAGCTGGCAAAACATCTCATGGGTATCGAGCCTAGCCTAAGGCATCTTTATTTCCATGCAGAAGCCCATCTCCGTGACCCGGTCATGGGCATAACTGGTTTGATTCTCCACCTCCAGCGTCAAGTTCAAGACCTTAAGGCTGAACTGAAAATCGCAAAGAGAGACTATATGATGATTTTAGAAGAGAACCATCGCCATCAGCATTTAATGATAAGATCGCCTCTTTGA